In Gossypium arboreum isolate Shixiya-1 chromosome 5, ASM2569848v2, whole genome shotgun sequence, a single genomic region encodes these proteins:
- the LOC108485011 gene encoding uncharacterized protein LOC108485011 yields MEKLRKFEAKEFWERSDDDPVKAEYWLQNLIRVFKQMECSPDDYLRCTREFKNKYVRKSNLDKKKRKFLDLRQRNQSVAEYEREFVYLSKYARDIVPTEEEMCIRFEEGLNDETRMLIGGIVIQEFFVLSDRAQKMEEVYNRKMQRERRFKESYKRSSSKSFSTFPAKRFRDDSGRTSLNPERSNRNRATQQEFGVTIKPAASVSSVQNVSRSKCKYC; encoded by the exons AtggaaaaacttagaaagttTGAGGCTAAAGAATTTTGGGAAAGATCAGATGATGATCCAGTTAAAGCTGAATATTGGCTTCAAAATTTAATAAGAGTTTTTAAACAAATGGAATGTTCTCCAGATGATTATTTAAGATGCACG AGAGAATTTAAAAATAAGTATGTGAGAAAAAGTAATTTGGATAAGAAGAAGAGGAAATTCCTCGATTTACGCCAACGAAACCAGTCTGTAGCTGAGTATGAAAGGGAGTTTGTATACcttagcaaatatgctcgagatattGTGCCCACTGAAGAGGAAATGTGTATTAGATTCGAGGAAGGGCTAAATGATGAGACTAGAATGTTGATTGGAGGTATAGTAATCCAGGAATTTTTTGTTTTATCAGATCGAGCCCAGAaaatggaagaagtgtataacagGAAGATGCAACGGGAAAGAAGATTCAAAGAATCTTATAAGAGGAGCTCTTCCAAATCATTCTCGACATTTCCAGCTAAAAGGTTTAGAGATGATTCGGGTCGAACTTCCTTAAATCCAGAACGATCGAACAGAAACAGAGCAACTCAGCAAGAATTTGGGGTAACTATTAAACCTGCAGCTAGTGTTAGTAGTGTACAGAATGTTTCTAGGTCTAAATGCAAGTATTGTTGA